CTACCAAGGTAGTGTGGGGAATTTGGTTCTGTGTGACTGTGACATGTGCTTGATGGGTGTTTTTGCACTTTAGCTGGGTAGTATTTTGAAGCTCTagcattgaatttttttttccgaCATTTTCAGTGGAAAGATGGCTTGCGTGAAGCTAGGATCCAAAAACGATGCATTCCAGAGGCAAGGACAGGCCTGGTATGGACCCTGAACTTCAAACTCTAGACAATTTCTTCCCTGCAGTAGATATTGGTTCTGTAACTTGCAGACagttctcttcatttttctcaaaattaaataagtagAGAATTGAGGTTTAGCCCAATAGTTCTATAAATTTCGTAATGGTAACTGGTAAGTTCATTGATGTTATTGCTTGCAACTGCCTGTCAATATGCTTCAAGTTGCCATGGTTTCTAAATGGCTTTCTTAGTAGTCAAGTGTTTTCAACTCGCTCCAACTTCTTCTAGAACATTTTGACAAAGTTACTGATAGTTTTTTCGTAGTATTCACTAGCTATGTCTGTACATGTCGATTGTGCTGGGATTTGTTCCTTCATTGTTCACAGCTAAGATGGAAACTTTAATTTAAGGAATATAGGCATGTTTTAAGGTTATATCTGAATTTGGGACCCATCTACATTGCTAATACGGAACTCCTCGGAAGCAGAATAAATAAGGGGAAAGCTTTCTACttgatttatttcattttgttaatgGCTGCAGGTTCTGCACTAGTGGACTGCCTAGTGATATTATTGTTGAAGTTGGAGAGATGTCATTCCATCTACACAAGGTACTTTATATCATCTCTTCCATCAAATATGCGTGTGCAAAAACTTCTAATTGTGCTTCACTTTTTTCCccctaaaaaaagaaaacaaaattttggttcaaatttgaatcaccattcaaaaatttatatttttttgaacAAATAATTCTAGAGAAGAATCTTGGGTGATCCTCTCTCCTCTTGTACTTGTAGCTGTTTAGTACAACTTATGTAAGTATTAAATGTTCTCATTGAAGTGGAACAATTTCCCTAACCTAAAATGTTGTAAGTGTTAGATGATTGTAAGTGTTAGatgatgtaattaaatttacctttaccTATAAGGTTAAGCTTTTGAGTTAATTGGTGATCTAAGATGGTATCAAAGCAGGTTGGTTCAAGAGATCTTGTGTTCAAGTCCCAGCAATGTTATTTCCTCTCCATTTAATATAGATTTCTACTTATTGGGTGTTCTTCATATTTCAAGCTCACAAATGAGGGggagtgttagatgatataaataaatttacctTTACTTATAagtttaagcttttgggtcaattgaTGATTTAAGAGTAGGTCAGAAAATTTTTAAGATATTAATGTCCTGACCTCTGGGACTTAGGTAAGGATTGTGTATTAGACTTATTTCCTCGATTATTGCATTAGTACAAGTATATTTCTAGAACTAAGGATCTATGCATGATTGGGGAATTCCTGAAGGAGTGGCTTACTGGCTGACATCTTTGAATTTACTTAGTTGTAATTTTAACTCTGTTATCTTCAAGTTTGCTGCCTCAGTTTATGAAAATTTCATGACTTTTCTGATTTAATGGAATGTAATGTTAGAAGGTAGCCTTGCTTATTACAAAAGTATATATTATGCATATgctttattaataaaattcttTACTTTTCATGATTGCAGTTCCCTCTGCTATCAAGAAGTGGAGTTATGGAAAAAATGGTTGCTGAAGCACCTGAAGAACAAGAGGAACGAGGTGTAATAAAGATTCCTGACATTCCTGGGGGTGCCAAAACATTTGAACTGGTTGCCAAGTTCTGCTACGGGGTGAAACTTGAACTTACAGCCTCAAATGTTGTCTACCTACGCTGCGCAGCTGAGCGCCTAGAAATGACTGAGGAGTATGGGGAGGGTAATCTCATTTCTCAGACTGAGGCCTTCCTGAATCAAGTTGTTCTCAAAAGCTGGAAGGACTCTCTGATGGCACTACAGACCTGTGATGATATTCTCCCTCATGCAGATGAACTCCAGATTACTAAAAGATGTATCGAGTCACTAGCTATTAAAGCATCCACTGACCCAAGTTTATTTGGGTGGCCAATTGTAGAGCATGGAGGACCCATGCAAAGTCCAGGTGGCAGTGTTTTGTGGAATGGCATAAGTACAGGAGCTAGGCCAAAAAATTCAAGTCTAGATTGGTGGTATGAGGATGCAGCGGCCTTGAGCTTGCCTCTTTACAAGAGGCTAATTTCTGTCATGGAATCACGTGGCATCAAGCAGGAAATTATTGCAGGGTCTGTCACTTCCTATGCTAAAAGGTACATTCCTGGTCTAAATCGGCGTCAAGGTTCTAGTGAATCGAGTAGTCGATTGGCGCCAGTGGCTTTGGGGACCCCACCCTCAGAAGATGAACAAAAACTTTTACTGGAAGAGATTGATAGGATGCTTCCAATGCAGAAGAGCCTAGTTCCGACTAAGTTGCTTTTTGGTTTGTTACGTACATCCATGATCCTTCGAGTCAATCCCTCTTGCATCTCAAACTTAGAGAAAAGGGTGGGCATGCAGCTTGATCAAGCCACTTTAGAAGATCTTTTGATGCCCAATTTCTCTTACTCCATGGAGACACTTTACAATGTTGATTGTGTACAAAGGATTCTTGAGCACTTCCTTGCAGTGGATCAGATCACGCATGGGGGTGCCTCTCCATGTTCTATTGATGATGAACAACTGATAGGGTCGCCCTCTTTGCCACCAATTACCATGGTCGCAAAGCTGATAGATGGGTACCTTGCAGAAGTTGCTCCCGATGTTAATTTAAAGCTTCCTAAGTTTCAAGCTCTTGCTGCTGCAGTTCCTGATTACGCTAGACCTTTGGATGATGGTCTTTATCGTGCCATAGACATATATCTGAAGGTATGGATTATATTATAATAGCAATTGAATTACATGTTTCTGTATAGTTGCAACGTGCAAGTCATATTGATATCTAATTTGGCTGGCTGCATCATTCGGAAGAAAGGTTTGGTCTATTATTTGATATCCTCTAACATTTATCTTCACGCAGAGCCTCAACCCCATTCTTTGGACAGGATCCTTTGTGCATGTAGTTGTAGAATAACTTATTGTTGCCTCATGTGATAGGCTTCTTGATGTTCTTGGATTTTATTCTTAGCCGAATCAGCTTGAAGTATTTATTGTTGTCATTCATCTTGAAATGTTTGTTTTTATCGTTGAAGTTTCTCTCATTTATTATTGTTactaataaatattattattttggataagaAATATTTCACTAGGAGGGTGGGGAGGGAAGAGCCAGCCCAAGTCCAAAACAATGAACAAAATCCACATCAACTGACAAAGAGTAGTTATAAAAGTCTCACCAAGCATTTCAAAGGATAAAAGCAATCATATCTCGGATCTCAACAAAATCTTCCCTTGAAAATTCCTTCTCTAATCTCTAAGTCAAATATCcaaagaaatttttttgagtACTTTAAGCATGAGGTTTGGTTATGTTTCTATTTTCTGATCCCACATCTATTTGTTCATTGTGCATGAGCATGTCACTGGTTGATCAAATTGCCCTTATTTAATTTCTGACTAGAAAGAACTGGACCGTTGTGATAACTCGTGTGGTTATAACATTATTATCGATTTGGATGCGAAGACCTCCAGGAGAAGAGAAACAAAATCAGATTGGGGCACTACCCAAaacaaattcattttttttcactGAACCAggaataaacttaaaatttgaCACACCACCATTCTGTTTAGATGCAAAGATGTGTTGTGCATGTCTTACCGAGTGACAGGCCTATGGCTTAGTAATGTTTGCTAATTTTTCCCAATGTTAATATGCAGTCACACCCATGGTTGGGAGAATCTGACAGAGAACAACTATGTCGACTGATGGACTGCCAGAAGCTTTCTTTAGAAGCTTGTACCCATGCTGCACAGAATGAAAGGCTACCCCTTAGAATTATCGTTCAAGTACTCTTTTTTGAGCAGCTTCAGCTCAGGACCTCAATTGCTGGCTGTTTTCTGGTTTCAGACAATCTTGATGGATCCAGACAGTTGAGAAGTGGGATTGTTGGATCTAATGAAGGAGGTTGGGGAACAGCTGTTAGAGAGAATCAGGTTTTGAAGGTGGGGATGGATAACATGAGGATGCGAGTGTCCGAGCTCGAGAAGGAATGCTCAAACATGAAGCAGGAAATCGAGAAATTGGGGCGAACAAAGGGTTCGAGTGCATGGGGAAGCGTGTCGAAGAAATTTGGATTCAAATTGAAGTCTCAAATGTGCAGTGCTCAAGAGGGTTCAGTCAGTAACCAATATAATGGGAATAGGAAAACAGAGAAGTTGAAGAACAGCCAAGGAAAACAGAAGAGGACTGCTGCAATTTCAAACGAGTAGAAAGACATTTTACCACTTTGCTTCTTTATTTGTTTCACAATGTCCTTATTGCTAGTGATGTTGCTGCTTGttctttctaaagaaaaatagaaaagacaAAAGAGGTCAATTGCTTGCCCCTTTCTTGCATCTGTCTATATTATTCATTTTGTTGATACCATCCTATTCAACCCATTTATAAGGGGAAAGACAAATCTCAATGTTGTATCTTGGTATTTAGTTCCAAAACACCTTGAAAAATGCATCTCTTCTGAATTTAATAATAGGGAGGTGACAAGTGACAACAAAGCTTGagttggttttaattaaaaattggaaGCCAGCGATAGTTACTggctttgaaaaaaatattattatttcctCTCACATAAAAACAGGTCATAGTGATTAATTGAGATACCTTACAAATAACTTAAGCTTGGTTAGTTGGTTCTGCAATCGATGATCAATTTTAGTACAAAAACGAAATAAGACATCTTGAGTTCAAACAAACGGACAAGAAATTTGAAGATATTTGATTTGAACTACTGGttgacttgatttttgaaaatggtTATGGTTATTGTTTATGAAAGAATTATAGATTTACCTTACAGATACTTATTAGGAGTGTTAAAAAATTCGATACCCCGAACAGTCCGAATTATCCAACCTAAACTATAAGAGGTGGATTGAGTTGGgtcaaacttttttatttttatttttgt
The nucleotide sequence above comes from Benincasa hispida cultivar B227 chromosome 3, ASM972705v1, whole genome shotgun sequence. Encoded proteins:
- the LOC120073179 gene encoding BTB/POZ domain-containing protein At1g30440: MACVKLGSKNDAFQRQGQAWFCTSGLPSDIIVEVGEMSFHLHKFPLLSRSGVMEKMVAEAPEEQEERGVIKIPDIPGGAKTFELVAKFCYGVKLELTASNVVYLRCAAERLEMTEEYGEGNLISQTEAFLNQVVLKSWKDSLMALQTCDDILPHADELQITKRCIESLAIKASTDPSLFGWPIVEHGGPMQSPGGSVLWNGISTGARPKNSSLDWWYEDAAALSLPLYKRLISVMESRGIKQEIIAGSVTSYAKRYIPGLNRRQGSSESSSRLAPVALGTPPSEDEQKLLLEEIDRMLPMQKSLVPTKLLFGLLRTSMILRVNPSCISNLEKRVGMQLDQATLEDLLMPNFSYSMETLYNVDCVQRILEHFLAVDQITHGGASPCSIDDEQLIGSPSLPPITMVAKLIDGYLAEVAPDVNLKLPKFQALAAAVPDYARPLDDGLYRAIDIYLKSHPWLGESDREQLCRLMDCQKLSLEACTHAAQNERLPLRIIVQVLFFEQLQLRTSIAGCFLVSDNLDGSRQLRSGIVGSNEGGWGTAVRENQVLKVGMDNMRMRVSELEKECSNMKQEIEKLGRTKGSSAWGSVSKKFGFKLKSQMCSAQEGSVSNQYNGNRKTEKLKNSQGKQKRTAAISNE